The following is a genomic window from Sphingobacterium spiritivorum.
GAGGTTACGAAGGAAATATTTCTATTTCCGGAGCCTTTGCGCTCTACCCTCTCGCTGTTATATGGAGTGAGGATTTCAAAAAAATACATCCCAATGTCCGGTTTAATATTTCTGCCGGTGGTGCCGGCAAGGGAATCGCCGATGCGCTGACCGGAATGGTTGACATCGGACTGATTTCCAGAGATCTGCATCCTCAGGAAATTGAACGTGGAGCATTTCCGATAGATGTTGCCAAAGACGCGGTTATCTGTACTATCAACAGTAAAAATCCAAATTATCAAAAGTTAATCAACAGAGGACTGACTAAAAAGGAACTCGAAGATCTGTTTATTAATCAAAAATATAAAAGATGGAACGATATCGACCCTGCATTCACCGCAGATCCTATCGTGATATATGTGCGGTCGGATGCAGCGGGTGCTGCAGAAACCTGGGCTAATTTTTTCGGGCATAAGCAGGAAGATCTGAAAGGAGTAGGAATTTTCGGAGATCCCGGTATTGCTCAGGCTATCAAAGATGATCCGAATGCTATAGGATTTAATAATATCAACTATGTGTATGATCTCAAAACGAAAAAGACAGCAGATCGGATCGATGTGCTGCCGTTGGATCTGAATGCAAACGGGAAGATTGACACAGAGGAAAGCTTCTACACGAATATAGATGACCTGACAGAAGCCGTGGCGCTGAATAAGTACCCCTCACCTCCTGCCCGTAGCCTTTCATTTGTCACACATGGCAAACCAAAATCTTTGCTCTTGAAAAAATTCATCTCTTTTGTATTGGAGAAACAGCAGCAAAGTATCCTGCTGGAGAATGGGTATGTACCCTTGCACGAAGATATAATCGCTGGTGAACTGAAAAAACTTTAACATGCTTATTAATAGAATACTTAAAGATAAAATAATACAAAAATCCACATTAGTACTGCTCATAGCCTCTATCTCTGTAGTAGCACTTATTGGTATCGGATTGGCTGTTAAATCTGTACCGCTGTTTGAATCGACCAGCGTTGTCTCTCTCCTGACGCAGAAAGTATGGTCTCCGATGAAAGGTTTTTTTGGTTTTTTACCTTTTATTATGGGGACATTATCCGTCACCATTATTGCGGTACTTGTGGCTGCTCCTCTGTGTATTCTGACAGCAGTATACCTTACGGAATACGCCGGCAAATCATTGAGAAATATGATGCTGCCTCTGGTAAATGTTCTTGCAGCCATTCCTCCTGTGCTGTACGGAGTATGGGGCGTGCTCTTTATCGTTCCCGCGGTACAGGATTATATTGCCCCAATATTCGGTGTCACGACTTCCGGCTATACCGTATTGTCCGGCGGGCTGGTACTGGCAGTCATGATCTTTCCGATCATGATCAGTATAATGGTGGAAGTCCTGCAGACTATACCTTATGAGTTGAAATCTGCATCCATGTCTTTAGGCGCAACGAAATGGGAAACCATCCAAAAGGTCGTATTAATAAAAGCGAAGCCCGGTATTTTTGCAGCCACAGTACTGGCTGTCTCCAGGGCTTTCGGCGAAACAGTCGCTGTACTCATGGTGTGCGGAAATGTACCCAAAATACCCACATCCATATTCGACGCCGGATACCCTATACCTGCGCTGATCGCCAATAACTTTGGAGAGATGATGTCTATTCCGTTATACGACTCCGCTCTGATGTTTGCCGCCTTACTATTATTTGTAATTATTTTTGGGTTCAATCTGATATCAAGACTGATCCTCAACAAACTGGAGGGAAAATACAATGGCTAATGTAAAAACCAGATTATTCAAAGAGCAGGTTGCAAAGACTCTTATGCGTCTTTCCGGAATGGCCGTCACAGGTTCGCTATTCTTTATTCTGGGAACGATATTATACAAAGGCTTGCCTTATATCTCGTGGGATATGATTACTCAGGTACCAAAAGGCGGCTTTTATATTGGCAAGGAAGGTGGAATTCTGAATGCAATACTGGGCTCACTTTATCTGGCCGGTGCAGCGACCCTGCTATCTACACTTATCGGCATTCCTATTGCCATTTATCTGAATATATATGTCCGTAGCGGTTCAAAACTGGCGCAACTGTCCAAATTACTATTTGATGTATTATTCGGAATCCCATCCATTGTGTACGGAGCAGTAGCCTTTAGCCTGATGGTGTGGCTTGGCATTCGCGCTTCTCTGCTGGGCGGAATTATTACGATTACATTGCTGACTATTCCTATAGTCGTCCGCACTGTGGATGAACTTATCAAAACAATTCCCGGAGACCTGAAACATGTCACCTTGTCACTGGGCACGACACGCTGGGAGGTAGCAAAAATATTTATCCGCTACATCAGACCCGGAATACTGACCGCTATTTTATTAGCCTTCGGACGCTCCATCGGAGATGTAGCAGGCGTACTCTTAACAACAGGCTTCAGCGACAATCTGCCTAAATATATTGACGAACCTGCGGCAACACTTCCGCTGGCTATATTTTTTCAATTGAGCAGTCCCATTCCTGAAGTTCAGGGACGGGCATATGCCTCTGCGCTTATTTTATCATTGATCATCTTAATCATCGTGTTATGCACTCATATCCTTCAATCGAAACAGAAGAAACACAAAATATAACAACCTTGAGTCGTCCTCATCTGGAAATCAAAGACCTCAATGTGTACATAGAGGGCAATCATATTCTGAAGAATATCAACCTGGCTTTGCCCAATAATTCCGTGACTTCGATTATCGGACCTTCCGGCTGTGGCAAAACCACACTTCTGAAGACATTAAACAGATTACTGGATGATATTGAAGGTGTGGATATAACCGGTTCTGTACTGGTCAACGGTGAAGACATCTATGCAAAAGGAGCTGAAGTAACCCATATACGCAAAAAAATGGGATTGCTTTCGCAGCGCCCATTTCCGTTGCCGATGTCTATTTTTGATAATATCGCTTACGGTCCGCGCATACACGGAACCAGAGACCGTAAAAAGCTAAAACTTATCGTAGAGACACAATTGCGTAATGTAGGGCTATGGGAAGAGGTCAAAGACCGGCTGGATCAATCTGCCACACGACTCTCTATAGGTCAGCAACAACGTCTCTGCCTTGCCCGCGGACTGGCGGTGGAGCCCGAAATTATTCTCGGAGATGAATCTACATCTGCTCTTGACCCTGTATCTACCCAAACTATTGAGAACTTACTGATTGATCTCAAAAAAGATTATACGATCGTGCTCGTAACTCATATCCTCAGACAGGCCCGACGTGTGTCTGATTATATCGCATTTGTGTATAATGGGGAAATTCTGGAATTCGGAAAAACCGAACAGGTACTTCTGCATCCTAAACATGAAGTGACACAGCAATATGTAAAAGGTTTTATCTCTTAGCACCGGGATTTTTCCCTATGCTAAGAGAACTTCTAAAACAGCTGAAATCCGCTATAGAAAGAGCCGTTGCAGATCTTTATTGCTCATCCATTTCATTAATTCTTTTAATTTCTTTGAAATCTCAGCCTTTGATTGAGGTACTGCTTTTTTGTTTTTTGTTACGCTTGCAGGTACAGCCACCTGACTTAATTCTACTTTAGTAGCAAAATAATTGAGATTATAGGATGGAATAGCGACTCCAAGTATCATTCCCGGCAAACCATTTATCAACTCCGGACCTCCTGATACAGGAATCTGAGGGGTATAAAAAGCAACGATATATACAGAGTCCTGCATTATTCCGTTCACCCGCCTGCAGTCGTATCCCAGAATATTACGGTATTCATCAGTAAACTTCCATTTAATCTCAGCTATACTGTCTGCCAGTTGCAACTCATCTTCGCCGAAGGACAGTAATTTTTTAAAAGTATCGGTCTTGAAATTACAATATGTTTTCGTGTCATTGTAATATTCCTGATTTTGCAAGAGATAGCGTTGGTTTGCAGGAAACTCCTCTTTAACATTTTCAAAAAATGTTTCAGTAGTATTAAAACTCAGTGTATTTTTTGTAATCAGCTCAGCAGGTGAATTTTTCAATAAACCATCAAAATAGATACCCGAATATCCACCCGTATTTTGAGATTTTTTGAGCTGATTCTTGACATAATTATGCAGATGAAACTTACGTTCGTAGGTAATGGTTCCGTTTTCAGGGAAATAAGCATATTGTGCCTGCGCATATTGCACCATTAAAAAGCAGGAAAGCAAAACAAGGAATACCAATCTATTGACCATTTTTACTGCCTCCTTTCATGGTTGTAAAATTATAAATGACTCTAAACATAAAAAATCTATTTATCACATTGTTTTGTGTTTCGAAAAAACTAGAGCCGTTTTGACTTCTGTTAATACCGTTTCTTTCATTAAACAGGTCGTTGACAGATACCTGGGTCTCCAGACTTTTATCTTTAAAAAACTTCTTGGACACATAAGAATTCACATACATATTGTGAATGGGCTTTGCGTATACACCAGTTGCCCCCTGGTAATTTTGATTCACATCTATGCTCAGTTTAAAGTCCTGAGGGAAGATATAACTAAATGTTCCGAAGTTGCTGATCGTAAAGGCATTGTTATTAAGCTGAGGCTGAACGCTTGAATTCATTTTGCTGAAACCCGGTCTGAGATTTACATTAAAATTAAACCCGGTTTTGGCGTATCTGTAAACCCCGAGACTGAAAGAGTAATTTGTTCGTTCGCTATGATTAAGCTCGGGTTCCGAAGCCGTTGTCGTTACATAATTATAAGAACTGTTATAACTTGCTGAAAGGCCTGGAGACACATTCAAATCTAACTTTTTGAATGCTTTGAAGGAGAATGATCCGTATATATTCGCGTTGAAATTCTGTTTATCAGTGACATTTACATACTGAAGTGTGCGCTGGCCAGTAGTTGGATTGACCGTTACAAACGAAGTGATATTATCAACCACATTTCCAATACCGGCATTCACAAATAAGGATTGCTGCTTAAGCTGACGGTACGAATTAAAGGAAGCGGAAAGGTTATTTCTATATCCTCCCTCTAAATTGTCATTTGGCAGAAATTCTGTCCGTTGATCTGTATTCTGACGCAAAGGTTTTATCTGGCTTAAAGATGGCTGAAGCGTATTTCCGGAATAATTAAGCCGTAAACTTTTACTTTTACTAAGCTTATAGTTGACGTTCACATTCGGATTATAAGACAATTGTGTCACATCCAGTTTGGATTTATCCCCATAGTCGTCCCTTACATTAGCAGACGAAGTCAGTCTGTTATTGATATTGATGATCAGTTTATCAGCGATATAATTAAAACCCAGATTTCCGGTATTGCGATAATTACGATAAGTCAAATCGTTTAATACACTTTCATCAAGATCCGTATAATCTTCTGTAAGCGGATCTTTGTTAAAAGACTGCTCAAGTGTTTTGGATTGGAACCAGGCATATTCATATCCTACATTTGCCGTTACCGATTTACTCAAGGGTTCGGAATAATTAAAAGAAGACGTCAGCTGATCATTATTTACAGTATTGCGCTTGAATTGATCAATGACATCCAGACTGTCCAGATTGACATATTCTACACTCGAAAAATATTGATTCTGAGCCTTTTGAATCGTTACATTTCCGGCTATCCGCAGGGTAAGAGCGCGCTTCGGCTTTTTAAACTTTTTGGTATAATAGGCAGATAAGTCTGCATTTTCGTTTGTATTAGTATTGAAGGAGCGCCCTTCCGTTCTATTAATAGGCTCATAATCCAGAGTCTGTTCCAATCCTTCAGAAAAGGAAGTATTTTCCGTTTTATTCAATCTGTATCCCAGATTAAAGGTAATATTGGAACTGGAATCCAGTTCAAGATCATATCGCAATCCGGCCTGATGGCCATTATTCAGATTACTGGTCTTATCCTTATTGTTTTCGATTTTTGAAAATCCGGGCAACTCATCCCGGCTAAATGTGGTATTGGTGTTATCCACCTGCAGTCTGGAATATTTATAATTTGAATTGATCTTGTGCTTATTATTACTCGTTTTATCACTAAATGTAATTCCTGAATTTATAGCTTTCGGTATTCCACCTCCTGCATATTCTCCGTTGAATCCTTCATCTCCTCCCCCTGCCCGGATAACAATCCCGCCTCCTTCAAAGGAAGATTCATCCGATCCGCCAACACCGAATTTCTGATTAGAAAAATAACCCAATCCTACTGTTCCTTCATTACCTGTGACACCAAAAAAACCAATTTTCTGCGCCCCCTTAAACTTATTGACTGCCAGAGATCCTGAATAATATTTTTCTAGTCCTGCACCGCCTTTCAGCTCTCCAAACATTCCTTTTTTACTTTCTTCCTTAAGCCGGATATCAATGGTCTGTGTACGCTCTCCGTCATCAACACCTGTTCGTGTCGCCATCTCAGATTTTTTCTCATAAACCTGAACCTTCGAAACCATATCCGAACGAATGTTCTTCGTGATCAATGTAGGATCATCTCCGAAAAACTCCTCTCCGTCCAGAAGCACCTTTTTTACGGTTTTTCCCTGTGCTGTAATAGATCCGTCTGCATTCATCGTTATTCCCGGAAGCACCTTGAGCAATTCCTCTACTTTCGAGCCCTCCTCAACCTTAAAACTAGCAGCATCATATTCGATAGTATCTCCTTTTATAACCACTGGGATACGACCTGTTACCTGCGCTTCCTCTAACAGAATGGCCGTTTTGGACATATTTACAGGGCCGATATCAATGGGCTGGTCCTGAATATGTATCTTTTTTACGAAATCTGCATACTGGGGATAGTTTATGATCAACAGGTACTCACCTGTATCTTTTGGCGTTATAGAAAATTTCCCATTCTCGCCTGTACGGTCAAAACTCTGCATAACAGAATCTCTCGAACGCAACAATACGACAGAAGCTTTTTCCAATTTTGCTTTATCTTTTATATCGATTACTTCACCTGTAATTTTAGGATTAAGCTGCGCATACAGATGCGTTAAACAGGATACAGTAAAACACAATAAGAATAAAATTTTTTTCATCACAAAGGCTTGGTTATACGAATTGTTCGTAAATATATCAGCTTTTATGTTATGATGTAATTAAGGAAGGGTGATTTAACATTATTTAAGATATAATGTTAATAATTATAAAAAATTAACTTTGAGCAATCGATTGCTTATCTTAGAAAGAAAAACGGAACAATCAAAAAAGAGCCATTAGTGGTCTCATTCTTTGAAATCATAGCGCGAGTAAATTATAAATTTTCGGTAAAAAGATAATTAATCCGACTATCAGCGCGGCTATTGCTGTAATCAGTACAGCACCGGCAGCAACATCTTTAATACGTTTAATCCCCGGATGTTGTTCCAGTGTGATCATATTGGCCATATGCTCTATAGCAGTATTGAGCGCTTCCATAGCGATAACGATACCGATACACAGGCAGACGGCAATCCACTCTGTTGCCGATATATGTAGCCAAAACCCAAGAATAACAGCAGTTATAGCAGCCAGTAAATGTATTTGTGCATTTGTTTCCTCACGAAATAATACCTTAAGCCCTTTGATTGCATAGCCAAAACTGGCTACACGTAATTTGAGTTTATTATTCAGATTACCCATGCTATATGATCAAAAAAAGAGTCGCTCCTCTTGTTGAAAAGCGACTCCTAAAGATACAGATTACCTTTTAGAAACTGTTTAAATTTTATGGAAACTATATAAGTTCAAACAAGTCCGTTACACCTAATACCTTACGACTGGTAAAGCCTTCAGCATACTGCACCTGAATATTTCTTCCGAATTCCTTCCCTCTTCCCTCCGTAGATTTCATAAAATCCGGATTAGAGATATAGGTCTGAGGTTCATCATCCTCACCACCAGAAGAATTAAATTGAGTTTTATAGGCCAGTACAGCCTTTTCTTTGATATGCCAGTAATCGCTGACATCCAGCACCACATCCGGTCTGATATACTGATCCTGTATTAATTGCAGCAAAAGTCTGGGACGAAAAGCCTCCTGCGGTTTGCCATCTACTTCTGTTTCTATGCGGCGTAAGCCTGCCAGAAACAAGGCGTCATAGACCAGCTGGCTCGCGCGTCCGTGATCCGGATGACGGTCCGACAAAGCATTTGTAATAACAATCTCCGGTTGAAACTTACGGATACATTTTATGATTTCCCGTTGTTCCATTTCTTTATTTTCAAAAAAACCGTCCCGCAAATCCAGGTTTTCCCGAACAACTACTCCTAATATTTCTGCTGCATCCTGCGCTTCCTTTGTTCGGGTTTCAGCTGTACCGCGTGTACCAAGCTCGCCTCGGGTCAAGTCAACAATGCCGACTTTCTTTCCTTCAGCTACATATTTTGCAATCGTTCCTCCTGCTCCCAATTCGGCATCATCAGGATGAACGGTCATTACCAATAAATCTAATTTCATGTTATGACATCATTATGATCCGGCACAAAGATACAATTTTCACCTTCATTCCAGTATCATTATTCATTCAGAAGTGCTTCGATTTTGCGCGTAATGCGGGAAGAATTGGGTCCTGTAAAGGGGTAAAAGAAATCCACGACCTCTCCTTTGCGGTTAATCAGGTATTTGTGAAAATTCCATAAAGGCTTGATATTTACAGACCCGTTTAATTCTTTATGAGACAGATACTTAAACAACGGATCCACATATTCTCCGACCACATGTGTGCGCTTGAATACAGGAAAGGTCACCTGCTGTTGCAGACGACAGAATGTCTCCAACCGGCGTCCTGTGAGCGGTTCCTGTTGATTAAAATTATTAGAAGGAAAGGCCAGTACCTCAAATCCCTGGTCCTTATACTTTTGATAGAGTCGTTCCAACGCTTTGTACTGACTGGTAAACACACATTTACTTGCCGTGTTAACAATTAACAATACTTTATCATGATAATCTTCCAACGACTTCTTTTCGCCATTGAACTCCAAAGCGTGAAAATTGTAAACAGATTGCATAGGTTATATTTTTTATTGAAGCGGCGGAGATGCTACCGGGCGCGTTCTCTCAAAACTTCTGATAATGTTTTCGATCTCAAAATCCTCCTGACTATCGTATGTGCTTTTCAGGTTGTGACCAAATACTTTTGCGATACCCTGATAGAAAAATGCGGTAAGTCCGCCTTTCATTTCTCTCACCATATCATAGCTTGTTTTTCCGGTCTGTCTGTCCACCAGTTTGATTAATATTTTCCCCTGTGACACCGACAGATTTTTTATTTCCTTGGTAAACTTTTCTTTAATTTCTTCTTCGCAGGCTTTAATCAGTCTTTTTTGTTCTTTTTTATCATTGACCAATGCCAGATCTCTGTCCAGTTGATCATATCTCTTTTGTGCATAGATCGCGTACGGTAATACGCGCAGCACATTTCTTCTAAGTCTGAGGTATTCCTTCTTAGCGTCTTCACTGCTCCATATACGTTTGCCCGTCACGACCACTTCCGGTATAGGAAACCAGGGCACCACTTCTCCGTCATCCAATGTAGTAGTGGCATAATGCTCTACCACTTCCGGTTCGCCTCCACCATACTGAGGCTTAATCAATGTCTGCCCTTTTCCAAAAAGAGGAAGGAGCAGAAAAAGCACAAATCCGGGTACATATATAATTTTCATTTTTGCATCAAAAAAAGCCTTTTGTTTTTATTCTGATAAATAATTTTACTACATTTATTCAAATGAAAACAGATATCCATATAAAGGTACTTTTTTCTGTCCTAATTTAATAAAAATATTTAAAGTATCTTAAAAATTTTACAGCACGTTTATGAAAGAGTATGTGATTGATATTGAAGCTGAAAACAAAGAAATTCGCAAAAGATATAGAGATTTATTGAGAGCGTGCAAGCCGACTTTACAACGCGGCGACAAACAAGAGATACGTAAAGCATTTGATCTGGCTCTGGAAAGTCATAAGGAAATGCGCCGCAAATCGGGCGAGCCTTATATTTTCCACCCTATCGCTGTAGCCAAAATTGCTGCGGACGAGATCGGACTTGGTACTACATCGATTGTATGTGCACTGTTGCATGATGTCGTTGAAGATACAGCTATCACCTTACAGGAAATTGAAGATCAGTTTGGGAAAAAAGTGGCCCGCATCATCGATGGCCTAACCAAAATATCGGGTATATTCGATCCGAACAGCTCTATGCAGGCGGAAAATTTCCGTAAAATGCTGCTGACGCTGGCGGATGATGTACGCGTAATCCTTATTAAACTGGCAGACCGCTTACATAATATGCGGACAATGGAGTTTATGGCGCGCGACAAGCAGTTGAAGATTGCTTCTGAAACAAGCTATCTCTACGCTCCGCTGGCTCACAGATTAGGACTGTATGCGATTAAGTCCGAACTGGAAGACCTTTCCATGAAGTATACCGATCCGGATACCTATAAATTTATAGCGAAAAAGCTGAATGAAAAGAAAGCAGAACGTGAGAAATTTATTTCGGATTTTGTCGGACCGGTTAAAGAGATTCTGGAAGAACAGGGGATTAAAGCTGAAGTATTCGGCCGTCCTAAATCTATTCATTCTATCTGGAACAAGATGCGCAAAAAGTCTATACCTTTTGAAGAAGTATATGACCTGTTTGCGATCCGTATCATTATAGACACGGATTATGAAAAAGAGAAAACAGAATGCTGGAAGGCTTATTCTATTGTGACGGATCTATACAGACCAAATCCGGATCGCTTGCGCGACTGGGTATCCTCTCCTAAAGGAAACGGATACGAATCTCTGCATACAACTGTAATGGGTCCGCGTGGACAATGGGTAGAAGTACAGATACGCACCAAACGCATGAATGAGATTGCAGAAAAAGGATTTGCGGCACACTGGAAATACAAAGAATCCAATTCGGACAGCGGACTGGATCAGTGGATTCAGAAAGTAAGAGATGTACTGAGCAGTGCTGATTCGAATGCGCTGGACTTTGTGGATGATTTTAAAATGAATCTTTTCTCGGATGAGATTTTCATTTTTACGCCCAAAGGAACGCTTATTCAGTTGCCCAATGATGCCACAGCCCTGGATTTTGCCTTTGAGATACATTCGGATATCGGTGCGACCTGTATCGGTGCTAAAGTCAACCACAAGCTTGTACCACTGAGTCATAAGTTACAGAACGGTGATCAGGTCGAGATCATCACTTCTGGTAAGCAGGTACCCAAAGAAGATTGGCTCAACTTTGTCGTAACGGCCAAAGCCAAGTCCAAAATACGCTCGTCTCTCAAAGAGGAAAAGCGCCGCGTGGCGGAAGACGGCAAGGAAATACTGGAGCGCAAACTAAAATCGCTGAAGATTACCTATAACACTGATAATATCAATAAGATTTCTAATTATTTTAAGTTTCCGAGCTCACAGGAATTATTTTACAATGTGGCCAAAGGAACTATAGATATCAAAAATCTGCGCGATTATGCAGCCAGTGAAAAACTGATTGACACTTCGCCAAGTCAGTTTAGCTCCCACATCAGCGGATTAGTAGAAAAAATAAATAAGAAAGACCTGGATACGTTGTTGATTGGCGACGATCTCCAGGAAGTAGATTATACGCTGGCACCTTGTTGTAATCCTATTCCCGGAGATGATGTATTCGGATTTCTGACAGTAAATGACGGCATAAAAATACACCGTACAAGCTGTCCGAATGCGTCTAAGCTGATGGCCAACTACGGATACCGTATTCTGAAAGCTAAATGGGCTTCTTCAACATCCAACAATGTGGCTTTCCTTACCGGATTGCGTATTGTCGGAATCGATGACGTCGGATTGGTCAACAAGATTACTACCGTTATATCTCAGGAGTTTAAGGTCAATATCCGCTCGCTGTCTATATCAAGTAATGAGGGTATTTTTGAAGGAAATATCATGGTATTTGTCAACGATACAGATCAGTTGGATAATCTGATTAAAAACCTCAAACATATCAGCGGAATAACCGGAGTGACACGATATGAATCGGAGAATTAAATCAACTGAATCTCACATTTTTGAAAAAAGCGATATTGTGAATCTAATTTGGTAAATTTGTAAAGAATCTTAAGTTTGATATGAATCTAGCAGAAAATTACGCCACTGTAAAAAAGATATTCGAGGCTTATCTGGAAAATAAAAATCTGAGAAAGACTCCTGAGCGCTACGCTATTTTGGAAGAAATATATTCGCGCTCCGATCACTTTGATGTTGAATCACTGTACATTCACATGAAAAATAAAAAATATCGTGTGAGCAGAGCTACCGTGTACAATACATTAGAGTTATTGGTGTCATGCGATCTCGTGACCAAACACCAGTTTGGCCGTAACATGGCTCAGTTTGAAAAATCTTTTGGCTATAAACAACATGATCATGTGATTTGCATAGAATGCAATAAAGTGGTCGAATTTTGTGATCCGAGGATCAACCAGATCCAGAGTCTGATGGGAGATTTGCTGAAGTTTGACATCAAACATCACTCTCTCAATCTGTATGGCGTCTGTGAAGATTGCCAGGAGAAAGACAAAGCCGCTAAGGCAAAAGCCGAAAAAGCGGTTATTTCAAATTAATATTGACTATTGGTAAAATATTATAGTACATTTGTTCGGAAAAACTACTACCGTAATTTTTCCGAACATTTTTGTTTTAGAATAAGTCATTATCTAAATATATTTTTAATCTCAATACAAAAAAGCTATGCAAGTTGATGTGCTTTTGGGCCTACAATGGGGCGATGAAGGTAAAGGAAAAATCGTAGATGTTTTATGTCCTGAATACGATTTGATCGCACGTTTCCAAGGCGGCCCTAACGCCGGACACACATTGGAGTTTGATAACAAAAAATTCGTATTGAACACTATCCCGTCAGGTATCTTTAATGAAGGTATCATGAATCTTATCGGAAATGGTGTTGTTATTGATCCGATTATCCTGAAAAGAGAGTTAGACAATTTGAAAACTGCCGGCTTCGATCCGGTTGGTAAAGGAAATCTGGTTTTGGCGCGCAAAGCTCACCTTATCCTTCCTACTCACCAATTGCTGGATGCTGCTTCAGAATCCAAAATGGGTGCAGGCAAAATTGGTTCTACACTTAAAGGTATCGGCCCGACTTACATGGACAAAACAGGCCGCAACGGTCTTCGTGTAGGTGATACTACATTGCCGGATTTTAAAGAACGCTATGAGAAACTAAAAGAAAAGCATCTGTCTATCTTATCTCATTACGGTGAAATCCCTGATTTCTCTGAAAAAGAACAAGCGTTTCTGGCGGCAATTGATTATATCAAAACTATTCCTCACGTAGATTCTGAACACCTGGTGAATCAGTATCTGAAATCCGGTAAAAGTGTTTTGGCAGAAGGTGCACAAGGTACATTGTTAGATGTAGATTTCGGATCTTATCCGTTCGTTACATCCTCTAATACAACTACTGCAGGAGCATGTACAGGTCTCGGTGTAGCCCCTAATAAAATCGGCAAGGTGTACGGTATTTTCAAGGCATACGCAACCCGTGTAGGTGGCGGACCATTCCCTACTGAACTGCATGATGAAGTTGGTGAGGAATTACGTAAGCTTGGACACGAGTTCGGTGCGACTACAGGTCGTGCGCGTCGTACAGGATGGATCGATATTCCGGCATTAAAATATGCTATTATGCTCAATGGTGTAACGGAACTGATCATGATGAAAGCGGATGTATTGGATACATTTGATAAAATCTATGCGTGTACACACTATAAGCATGATGGTCAGGTAATTGACTATATGCCTTATGAGATCATTACGAATGAGGCTGAGCCTGTACTGGAAGAAATACAGGGCTGGAATCAGGATCTGACCGGTATTACTTCAGAAAGTGAAATTCCGGAAGCACTGAAAAATTACATCTCTTATCTGGAAAAAGCGCTGGAAGTTCCTATTACATTCCTTTCCGTTGGTCCGGACCGTAAACAAACGTT
Proteins encoded in this region:
- a CDS encoding PstS family phosphate ABC transporter substrate-binding protein encodes the protein MPFKTNKTLILSILTLILSYSCAPKVKDGYSEERGYEGNISISGAFALYPLAVIWSEDFKKIHPNVRFNISAGGAGKGIADALTGMVDIGLISRDLHPQEIERGAFPIDVAKDAVICTINSKNPNYQKLINRGLTKKELEDLFINQKYKRWNDIDPAFTADPIVIYVRSDAAGAAETWANFFGHKQEDLKGVGIFGDPGIAQAIKDDPNAIGFNNINYVYDLKTKKTADRIDVLPLDLNANGKIDTEESFYTNIDDLTEAVALNKYPSPPARSLSFVTHGKPKSLLLKKFISFVLEKQQQSILLENGYVPLHEDIIAGELKKL
- the pstC gene encoding phosphate ABC transporter permease subunit PstC, with amino-acid sequence MLINRILKDKIIQKSTLVLLIASISVVALIGIGLAVKSVPLFESTSVVSLLTQKVWSPMKGFFGFLPFIMGTLSVTIIAVLVAAPLCILTAVYLTEYAGKSLRNMMLPLVNVLAAIPPVLYGVWGVLFIVPAVQDYIAPIFGVTTSGYTVLSGGLVLAVMIFPIMISIMVEVLQTIPYELKSASMSLGATKWETIQKVVLIKAKPGIFAATVLAVSRAFGETVAVLMVCGNVPKIPTSIFDAGYPIPALIANNFGEMMSIPLYDSALMFAALLLFVIIFGFNLISRLILNKLEGKYNG
- a CDS encoding PstA family ABC transporter permease — encoded protein: MANVKTRLFKEQVAKTLMRLSGMAVTGSLFFILGTILYKGLPYISWDMITQVPKGGFYIGKEGGILNAILGSLYLAGAATLLSTLIGIPIAIYLNIYVRSGSKLAQLSKLLFDVLFGIPSIVYGAVAFSLMVWLGIRASLLGGIITITLLTIPIVVRTVDELIKTIPGDLKHVTLSLGTTRWEVAKIFIRYIRPGILTAILLAFGRSIGDVAGVLLTTGFSDNLPKYIDEPAATLPLAIFFQLSSPIPEVQGRAYASALILSLIILIIVLCTHILQSKQKKHKI
- a CDS encoding phosphate ABC transporter ATP-binding protein; amino-acid sequence: MHSYPSIETEETQNITTLSRPHLEIKDLNVYIEGNHILKNINLALPNNSVTSIIGPSGCGKTTLLKTLNRLLDDIEGVDITGSVLVNGEDIYAKGAEVTHIRKKMGLLSQRPFPLPMSIFDNIAYGPRIHGTRDRKKLKLIVETQLRNVGLWEEVKDRLDQSATRLSIGQQQRLCLARGLAVEPEIILGDESTSALDPVSTQTIENLLIDLKKDYTIVLVTHILRQARRVSDYIAFVYNGEILEFGKTEQVLLHPKHEVTQQYVKGFIS
- a CDS encoding GLPGLI family protein, giving the protein MVNRLVFLVLLSCFLMVQYAQAQYAYFPENGTITYERKFHLHNYVKNQLKKSQNTGGYSGIYFDGLLKNSPAELITKNTLSFNTTETFFENVKEEFPANQRYLLQNQEYYNDTKTYCNFKTDTFKKLLSFGEDELQLADSIAEIKWKFTDEYRNILGYDCRRVNGIMQDSVYIVAFYTPQIPVSGGPELINGLPGMILGVAIPSYNLNYFATKVELSQVAVPASVTKNKKAVPQSKAEISKKLKELMKWMSNKDLQRLFL